A segment of the Anthonomus grandis grandis chromosome 11, icAntGran1.3, whole genome shotgun sequence genome:
ATAAATGTAGACAaagcctaaaaaatataatactgaAGTGAACATTTAGTTTATGAAATAACTAAAGTACCTCAATCATAAAATAGTCATAATTAGCTTTAGCAGCATTAACAATCACTGCAAATATAGATAAAGGGGGTGATACACTGAAAAATGTCACTTCTGACCATACAATGCAAACTGACATGATTCCTGTGACTATAGCAATCAATTTCCAGCAATATGGTGCTATAAGGCATTTCCAATACCATTctagaatttttgtttaaaagcaAATTGATATAAAAATTCCTGGCTAATACTAACCTACAACtgaagtaaaaatatattgagtAAACCATGTCCTTTTTCTGGGAAATGTATGCTTAAATTGCCTGTCTCTCGACACTTGATTCTTTAAAGTATCCTCAGTAAGGAAAATCTTTTCCAGTAAAATGTTCCACTGAGTTTCTGTCCTCTGTAGCACCTGAAGAGATTTAATTGTCTGCCTGTGCAATCTCACCAAAGTTTTCTCAGTAGGTGAATCATGCGGTGCATCCTCAGGAATTTGCCTCCTATTCATTCTTTCTTTTAATTCTACCGGCACCTTTTGCAATATTGTTTCCAAGGGTTCATGCAAATAATGCCCTGGTCTAATAATCATTGATATGGCTTGAAGTGactataaaaaagtacaagattttttaaaagtattcttAAAAGTAACTGCATTAAGCACACCTCAAGGACATCATCAACAGTTTCTTCTGCTTCAGCTTTATCAGAGCTCAGTTTAGCAGCTTTAAAGTAATACTGGGTTAGTTTTAAGCTGGCATTTGAATTGTGCCAAAAACCCCTAGGTGCCTCTACTAAAGAATAACCAAGAAGAAGAACAAGCAAAAATAAACCCCATGTGTTACTGGCTGATGAAGCTATAGCTTTTAATTTGTTCCtaaaaaatcatctaaataaTTCTTTTCAATTGTATAagtaattacaaaataatattaaaaaatatacatattaaaaaaacacacacattATTATTCAACACCTATTGACAATTTGAACCACAGGATATGGACACACACACAGGAAGTAGTATTATGAATATCAAgttgattttataataaatctacaTATATTTGAAGAAAACCTACCAGTCCAAGTCTATACCAGGTTTTAAGGCTAAATATATCAGCAAAATACCACAAATCAACAAATATGAGCCATAGTAAATTGCATTGTCAACTAAGGCAGATTTTAATTTCCCTTTTACAGTAAAATCTCCAGCTTTTATGTAGGATTGCATCATAGGCATTATTAGcctaaaattatttagataGGGAAAATGTTTGgcttttttatatacaaaaacttACCATGTCAGAAATTGGGTACTCCAATAGACTGTCCTCCATAAGTTTATAAAAACCCTTTCAGGCAAATTACTCCATGGTTCATCACAGCATACCTTTGTTACATTGTCTTTTAGTAGAATTTCTGTGTGGTTCTGTTGTCTGTATACAGTCTaaaaatttaagtataattATGTGTTATTATTTCTGTATAAAAATCAGACAAAATTATTTGGAGCCCTCAAGTTTGAAGACATATTTTAAATGGCTCCGCTGTGCAAAGGGTTAATTACTTGTTTTCCCTTAACAGAAAGAATAGAAAGAAACATAAAAGTGATAGGTACACCTTTCTTCTAAATAGAGAGgatctttaaatttttgtgtgtGAGCCGCACCAATTAAGTATAATGTTATGTTAATGTGTCACATATAAAATccgtttaataatttaattatttcttgattcatcattttttattttcacatatatttttacgaaaatattttttgatatttccaAACAATATAATAGTCTAATATCCAAAATTTCAGTCTCCTTATTTTGATTTGAGTGATAATAATGTAGATTGTCCAGcttttaataaactaatttaatttgagCTAACTTTGACTTACCAGGGTTATTTTTGCTTGTTGATATACATATACTGTAATAACTTATAAGAAACTTGACCTAAATTAAGAACTtaaatgtttcaatttaaaaaggattataTAAAACCTGTTTTGGAGAAATAgatacataattaatttaatttttcactcTAATGATTTATTGGAACTATTAATCTAGTccttgttttgttattttagttatAGTCATATTTGCATATTTGTAAAATTGGGATCACTGTAGTAAGAAGTGCTAAAGGGGACAACAACATCTGTCCACTATTCTTTTTGTGTTACATTAGAAGGGAATATTAATAAGTATAgaattaaaatgaaatgaaaCATGTACTCCACTGCATACTACAAACATGGTAAATAATATACCTAACAACTTATTCTTAAAGTTATTACATTAGTTCCTAGTATGcatgataattaaattttaaaaatctaagatGAGGATATAATTACTTgaaatcctattaaaaaaaaatagttcattgtgcttttaaaattaatcctC
Coding sequences within it:
- the LOC126742137 gene encoding LMBR1 domain-containing protein 2 homolog, with product MSYAPLISKILLSFFISSTVLYRYGNWFRHRIFVTLTVLLAWFCSFLIIFALPLDVISTVYRQQNHTEILLKDNVTKVCCDEPWSNLPERVFINLWRTVYWSTQFLTWLIMPMMQSYIKAGDFTVKGKLKSALVDNAIYYGSYLLICGILLIYLALKPGIDLDWNKLKAIASSASNTWGLFLLVLLLGYSLVEAPRGFWHNSNASLKLTQYYFKAAKLSSDKAEAEETVDDVLESLQAISMIIRPGHYLHEPLETILQKVPVELKERMNRRQIPEDAPHDSPTEKTLVRLHRQTIKSLQVLQRTETQWNILLEKIFLTEDTLKNQVSRDRQFKHTFPRKRTWFTQYIFTSVVEWYWKCLIAPYCWKLIAIVTGIMSVCIVWSEVTFFSVSPPLSIFAVIVNAAKANYDYFMIEALSTFIILYLSFCAYSTVLKIKLLNLYYLAPHHQTNEHSLIFSGMMFSRLTPALCLNFLGLIHMDSHVIHSEINETSYTQIMGHMDVIGIISHGFNVYFPMAILVFCLATYFSLGSRFLSMLGFHQFVGDEEMTTDLVEEGRELIKREKRKRQRAEESFNRRKDFQERFPVNGRARPNMSNSEPGRPMQQLESSRIRDSYNLDTYNRTTYTSDEVDTRFPPVEDDIDQRFGASTGFGRNSSNLDTRFADGYQNDNRRVGVPPRGIFDDV